Proteins from one Malaya genurostris strain Urasoe2022 chromosome 2, Malgen_1.1, whole genome shotgun sequence genomic window:
- the LOC131430313 gene encoding very long-chain specific acyl-CoA dehydrogenase, mitochondrial-like isoform X1 has translation MFRLGQIVIRNSQKVKAIELRRCLSAAPQAKRAESQPATNDKKPNMSFLTNIFLGEVQPAQVFPYPEVLDADQKEYIAAFVDPVTKFFEEVNDPVKNDTNAHIDEKTSEALWELGAFSLQVPPEYGGLGLNNTQYSRMCDIIGGQDLGLGIFIGAHQSIGFKGILLYGTKEQKEKYLPLVSTGKKYAAFALTEPSSGSDAGSIRCRAVKTKDGKHYILNGSKIWISNGGIADIMTVFAQTEIEDPKTGQKKDKVTAFIVERGFGGVSNGPPENKMGIKCSNTAEVYFEDCKIPIENVLGKEGDGFKVAMNILNNGRFGMGATLSGTMRACIQKATEHATNRVQFGRKLETFGGIQEKLARMAMHHYATQSMAYMVSGNMDSGSVDYHLEAAISKVFASESAWYVCDEAIQILGGMGFMKDTGLERVMRDLRIFRIFEGTNDILRLFVALTGIQYAGSHLKELQKAFKNPAANLGLIFKEGSRRAIRSIGYGGSDLTPFVPDQLKEASKQCSESIDIFGKAVESLLIKYGKGIVEEQYLLNRLADAAIDIYAMATVLSRATRAANKSLPSADHELLMAQSWCHEAADRVRVNIRKINTDSFVKNYGKMSQISKNICASNGIAHNNPLDID, from the exons ATGTTTCGGCTGGGACAAATTGTGATCAGAAATAGCCAGAAGGTGAAAGCTATCGAGCTCCGAAG ATGTCTTTCGGCAGCACCGCAGGCCAAGCGCGCCGAGAGTCAACCGGCCACCAACGACAAGAAACCGAACATGTCGTTTTTGACAAACATTTTCCTCGGTGAAGTTCAGCCAGCCCAGGTCTTTCCCTACCCGGAAGTGTTGGATGCCGATCAAAAGGAATACATTGCGGCGTTTGTTGACCCAGTGACAAAATTCTTTGAG GAAGTTAACGATCCCGTCAAGAATGACACAAATGCTCACATCGACGAGAAAACCTCCGAAGCACTATGGGAACTGGGAGCGTTTTCGCTGCAGGTACCCCCGGAATACGGTGGATTGGGACTTAACAACACGCAGTATTCGCGCATGTGCGACATCATTGGCGGACAGGACTTGGGTTTGGGTATTTTCATCGGTGCTCATCAGAGTATCGGTTTTAAG GGAATCCTCCTGTACGGAACGAAGGAACAGAAGGAAAAATACTTACCTTTGGTATCAACCGGGAAGAAGTATGCCGCTTTTGCCCTGACCGAACCTAGTTCCGGCTCGGATGCGGGTTCTATCCGTTGCCGGGCTGTGAAAACCAAAGACGGTAAACATTACATACTGAACGGGTCTAAGATTTGGATTTCGAACGGTGGAATTGCCGACATTATGACCGTGTTTGCGCAAACGGAAATCGAAGATCCGAAAACGGGCCAAAAGAAGGACAAGGTAACTGCTTTCATTGTGGAGCGAGGATTCGGCGGTGTCAGCAATGGTCCACCGGAGAACAAAATGGGTATCAAGTGCTCCAACACGGCGGAGGTTTACTTCGAAGATTGTAAAATTCCCATCGAAAATGTGCTGGGAAAGGAAGGTGACGGATTCAAGGTGGCCATGAATATCCTGAACAATGGTCGGTTTGGAATGGGTGCCACTCTTTCCGGAACAATGCGAGCCTGTATTCAGAAGGCCACCGAACACGCAACGAATCGTGTTCAGTTTGGACGTAAACTGGAAACGTTCGGAGGAATTCAGGAAAAGTTGGCTCGCATGGCAATGCATCACTATGCAACGCAATCGATGGCCTACATGGTGTCGGGTAATATGGATTCCGGATCGGTTGATTACCATCTGGAGGCAGCCATTTCCAAAGTATTCGCTTCCGAATCGGCGTGGTACGTTTGCGACGAAGCCATTCAAATCCTTGGCGGAATGGGCTTTATGAAAGATACCGGTCTGGAGCGGGTTATGCGTGATTTGAGAATCTTCAGAATTTTCGAGGGAACCAATGACATTTTGAGGCTTTTCGTTGCTCTGACCGGTATTCAGTATGCAGGTTCTCACTTGAAGGAGCTGCAGAAAGCGTTTAAAAATCCCGCCGCCAATCTGGGTTTAATTTTCAAGGAAGGATCCCGACGGGCCATTCGTAGCATTGGTTATGGCGGTTCGGATCTGACACCATTTGTCCCCGATCAACTGAAGGAAGCTTCCAAGCAGTGCTCTGAG AGCATTGATATTTTCGGTAAAGCGGTAGAATCTTTGCTGATTAAATACGGCAAAGGAATTGTAGAGGAGCAATACCTGCTGAACCGATTGGCCGATGCCGCCATTGATATTTACGCGATGGCAACGGTGCTTTCGCGAGCAACTCGGGCGGCCAACAAGAGTCTACCGTCGGCCGATCACGAGCTGCTGATGGCGCAAAGCTGGTGTCACGAGGCGGCCGATCGTGTCCGTGTGAACATCCGTAAGATCAACACCGATTCGTTCGTCAAAAACTACGGCAAGATGTCACAAATTTCCAAGAACATCTGCGCCAGCAACGGTATAGCGCACAACAATCCGTTGGATATCGACTGA
- the LOC131430313 gene encoding very long-chain specific acyl-CoA dehydrogenase, mitochondrial-like isoform X2, whose product MSFLTNIFLGEVQPAQVFPYPEVLDADQKEYIAAFVDPVTKFFEEVNDPVKNDTNAHIDEKTSEALWELGAFSLQVPPEYGGLGLNNTQYSRMCDIIGGQDLGLGIFIGAHQSIGFKGILLYGTKEQKEKYLPLVSTGKKYAAFALTEPSSGSDAGSIRCRAVKTKDGKHYILNGSKIWISNGGIADIMTVFAQTEIEDPKTGQKKDKVTAFIVERGFGGVSNGPPENKMGIKCSNTAEVYFEDCKIPIENVLGKEGDGFKVAMNILNNGRFGMGATLSGTMRACIQKATEHATNRVQFGRKLETFGGIQEKLARMAMHHYATQSMAYMVSGNMDSGSVDYHLEAAISKVFASESAWYVCDEAIQILGGMGFMKDTGLERVMRDLRIFRIFEGTNDILRLFVALTGIQYAGSHLKELQKAFKNPAANLGLIFKEGSRRAIRSIGYGGSDLTPFVPDQLKEASKQCSESIDIFGKAVESLLIKYGKGIVEEQYLLNRLADAAIDIYAMATVLSRATRAANKSLPSADHELLMAQSWCHEAADRVRVNIRKINTDSFVKNYGKMSQISKNICASNGIAHNNPLDID is encoded by the exons ATGTCGTTTTTGACAAACATTTTCCTCGGTGAAGTTCAGCCAGCCCAGGTCTTTCCCTACCCGGAAGTGTTGGATGCCGATCAAAAGGAATACATTGCGGCGTTTGTTGACCCAGTGACAAAATTCTTTGAG GAAGTTAACGATCCCGTCAAGAATGACACAAATGCTCACATCGACGAGAAAACCTCCGAAGCACTATGGGAACTGGGAGCGTTTTCGCTGCAGGTACCCCCGGAATACGGTGGATTGGGACTTAACAACACGCAGTATTCGCGCATGTGCGACATCATTGGCGGACAGGACTTGGGTTTGGGTATTTTCATCGGTGCTCATCAGAGTATCGGTTTTAAG GGAATCCTCCTGTACGGAACGAAGGAACAGAAGGAAAAATACTTACCTTTGGTATCAACCGGGAAGAAGTATGCCGCTTTTGCCCTGACCGAACCTAGTTCCGGCTCGGATGCGGGTTCTATCCGTTGCCGGGCTGTGAAAACCAAAGACGGTAAACATTACATACTGAACGGGTCTAAGATTTGGATTTCGAACGGTGGAATTGCCGACATTATGACCGTGTTTGCGCAAACGGAAATCGAAGATCCGAAAACGGGCCAAAAGAAGGACAAGGTAACTGCTTTCATTGTGGAGCGAGGATTCGGCGGTGTCAGCAATGGTCCACCGGAGAACAAAATGGGTATCAAGTGCTCCAACACGGCGGAGGTTTACTTCGAAGATTGTAAAATTCCCATCGAAAATGTGCTGGGAAAGGAAGGTGACGGATTCAAGGTGGCCATGAATATCCTGAACAATGGTCGGTTTGGAATGGGTGCCACTCTTTCCGGAACAATGCGAGCCTGTATTCAGAAGGCCACCGAACACGCAACGAATCGTGTTCAGTTTGGACGTAAACTGGAAACGTTCGGAGGAATTCAGGAAAAGTTGGCTCGCATGGCAATGCATCACTATGCAACGCAATCGATGGCCTACATGGTGTCGGGTAATATGGATTCCGGATCGGTTGATTACCATCTGGAGGCAGCCATTTCCAAAGTATTCGCTTCCGAATCGGCGTGGTACGTTTGCGACGAAGCCATTCAAATCCTTGGCGGAATGGGCTTTATGAAAGATACCGGTCTGGAGCGGGTTATGCGTGATTTGAGAATCTTCAGAATTTTCGAGGGAACCAATGACATTTTGAGGCTTTTCGTTGCTCTGACCGGTATTCAGTATGCAGGTTCTCACTTGAAGGAGCTGCAGAAAGCGTTTAAAAATCCCGCCGCCAATCTGGGTTTAATTTTCAAGGAAGGATCCCGACGGGCCATTCGTAGCATTGGTTATGGCGGTTCGGATCTGACACCATTTGTCCCCGATCAACTGAAGGAAGCTTCCAAGCAGTGCTCTGAG AGCATTGATATTTTCGGTAAAGCGGTAGAATCTTTGCTGATTAAATACGGCAAAGGAATTGTAGAGGAGCAATACCTGCTGAACCGATTGGCCGATGCCGCCATTGATATTTACGCGATGGCAACGGTGCTTTCGCGAGCAACTCGGGCGGCCAACAAGAGTCTACCGTCGGCCGATCACGAGCTGCTGATGGCGCAAAGCTGGTGTCACGAGGCGGCCGATCGTGTCCGTGTGAACATCCGTAAGATCAACACCGATTCGTTCGTCAAAAACTACGGCAAGATGTCACAAATTTCCAAGAACATCTGCGCCAGCAACGGTATAGCGCACAACAATCCGTTGGATATCGACTGA
- the LOC131427090 gene encoding very long-chain specific acyl-CoA dehydrogenase, mitochondrial-like translates to MLLSVSKITTRDGQRLMRYVPMRCLSTATKATPVPTEKSPQPKQNQSFMINLFSGQLQTGQLFPYPDVLNTDQKEYARAIIGPVSRFFDEVNDRIRNDETSNLDKQTMDAIWDLGIMGNPIPAEYGGLGIPNVTASRLADISGGSDLALTIAIGAHQSIGTKGILLYGTDQQKEKYLPQLATGGVVGAFALTEPSVGSDAASVKTKAVLSPCGKYYILNGSKLWCSGGGIAGIFTTFAQTEVTDPKTGERKDKMTAFIVERGYHGVSTGPPEKKMGLKCSITTDVYFDDVKVPVANVLGEVGNGFKVAVNILNAGRYGLCAMLTGTMRACIEKAAEHVTTRVQFKRKLHEFENVQEKLAKMAMHHYVAQTLTYMLAGNMDLGSQDYHLEAAITKVFGTEAGWFVCDEAIQLLGGNGYMQAPGLEQFMRDMRVFRIFEGANDVLRMFIALTGIQSAGKQLNQLQKALKNPLENLGAIWQEGTKRVTRTIGASKTDLGVFVAEPLKESAKLCSQSIDIFNHTVESVLVKHGKGIVERQFILARIADCAIDIYTMACVLSRATRTIHKELPSAEHEILMTQAWCIEANNRVQQNVERIHSKKIQDNYRRMSLIARNISTHQGPAHTNPLEID, encoded by the exons ATGCTATTATCGGTGTCTAAAATCACAACTCGAGATGGACAGCGATTGATGCGCTACGTTCCGATGAG ATGTCTCTCCACCGCAACGAAAGCTACTCCTGTTCCAACTGAGAAATCGCCTCAACCCAAACAGAACCAATCATTCATGATCAACTTATTCAGCGGTCAGCTACAGACTGGACAGCTTTTCCCATACCCAGATGTGCTGAATACGGATCAAAAAGAATATGCGCGGGCCATTATTGGGCCAGTTAGTCGATTTTTCGAT GAAGTCAACGACCGCATTCGAAATGATGAAACATCCAACTTGGATAAACAAACCATGGACGCCATTTGGGATCTCGGTATCATGGGAAATCCGATTCCGGCAGAATATGGTGGACTAGGAATTCCGAATGTTACTGCTTCCCGCCTGGCTGACATTAGTGGAGGAAGCGATTTGGCACTAACTATAGCAATAGGTGCCCATCAGTCGATTGGTACTAAGGGAATTCTTCTGTATGGAACTGATCAACAGAAGGAAAAATATCTTCCACAACTTGCTACAGGAGGTGTTGTAGGAGCATTCGCCCTTACGGAACCGTCGGTCGGTTCGGACGCAGCGTCGGTTAAAACCAAAGCAGTTCTAAGCCCATGTGGAAAATATTACATTCTGAATGGATCCAAACTGTGGTGTTCCGGTGGAGGAATCGCAGGCATATTCACGACGTTTGCCCAAACTGAGGTGACGGATCCGAAAACAGGTGAAAGAAAGGATAAAATGACGGCGTTTATTGTGGAGCGGGGATATCATGGAGTGTCCACCGGACCACCGGAGAAGAAAATGGGCCTGAAGTGTTCCATCACAACGGATGTGTACTTCGATGATGTCAAGGTTCCAGTAGCGAATGTACTTGGAGAGGTGGGTAACGGATTCAAGGTAGCGGTGAATATTTTGAACGCCGGCAGGTATGGTTTGTGCGCGATGTTGACGGGAACTATGCGTGCCTGTATTGAAAAGGCCGCGGAGCATGTTACGACCCGTGTGCAGTTCAAGCGGAAACTCCACGAGTTCGAAAACGTCCAGGAAAAACTAGCCAAAATGGCAATGCATCACTATGTGGCACAGACTCTTACCTACATGCTGGCGGGGAATATGGACCTAGGATCACAGGATTATCACCTGGAAGCTGCCATTACCAAGGTGTTCGGAACCGAAGCCGGTTGGTTCGTTTGCGATGAGGCTATACAGTTGCTGGGTGGAAACGGTTATATGCAAGCTCCAGGGTTGGAACAGTTCATGCGAGATATGCGGGTATTTCGAATATTCGAAGGTGCCAACGACGTACTCAGGATGTTCATTGCATTGACCGGCATCCAAAGTGCCGGAAAACAGTTGAACCAACTCCAGAAGGCACTCAAAAACCCACTGGAGAATTTGGGAGCGATTTGGCAGGAGGGCACCAAACGAGTTACTCGGACCATTGGCGCCAGCAAGACTGACCTAGGAGTGTTTGTTGCTGAACCACTGAAGGAATCTGCGAAACTGTGTAGTCAG AgcatcgatattttcaatcacACCGTAGAATCGGTGTTGGTTAAACACGGGAAAGGCATTGTGGAGCGGCAGTTCATCCTGGCTCGCATTGCCGACTGCGCAATCGACATCTACACGATGGCCTGTGTACTTTCTCGAGCGACTCGAACCATCCATAAGGAACTACCATCCGCGGAGCACGAGATCCTGATGACACAGGCTTGGTGTATTGAG GCCAACAATCGAGTACAGCAAAACGTGGAGCGCATACACTCGAAAAAGATTCAAGATAACTACAGGAGGATGTCACTGATAGCTAGAAATATCAGCACTCACCAGGGTCCGGCACACACTAATCCTTTAGAAATAGATTAG